Proteins encoded together in one Branchiostoma floridae strain S238N-H82 chromosome 18, Bfl_VNyyK, whole genome shotgun sequence window:
- the LOC118406038 gene encoding neuropeptide S receptor-like, producing the protein MAPYGMEEFVSDIGGEKERGKRKREKDGKTEQLVTLWVLFAFIVVGNSLVLLIMWLERNKTSRMNFFILNLAVADLSAGLFNVLPDIVHRFVVEWIAGNTLCKLVKYTQAVLLYASTYVLVAMSIDRYDAIVHPLQFVREHKSKVMISVAWGLALLFSVPSPVIFAVRRQPNGEWQCWAEWPEDWYWVPYMTVVAAFVFFIPLGIISICYIAIIVKIWKRGKGMAYEDHIPRSRASSEQDSNWLHTSNLDVRDPLKKTKWSPDTQRRCSNNGFTSRAKARTIKLSVAIILAFICCWSPYFLFDILDNYDALPDTQAKKEASLIIQNLPALNSAINPIIYGFFSTKLYRKLRKIAIINWIAVHIFRLPETHGEQPRGSRRPGSMGAHLERTTPMPDASTDLSSAFSSRKISKNTDLNSCIYLNPRPGNAGLRPTAIRSATLLQPPDVDDVAALRRAPPITLRVITEQTGFERRRSNQEAGMPQNVFDAVTPQALLRRCLSAAEITTAV; encoded by the exons ATGGCACCGTACGGAATGGAAGAGTTCGTCTCAG ATATAGGGGGCGAGAAAGAGAGGGggaagagaaagagggagaaagATGGCAAG ACGGAACAGCTGGTGACCCTGTGGGTGCTGTTCGCGTTTATCGTGGTTGGGAACAGCCTGGTGCTGCTCATCATGTGGCTGGAGAGGAACAAGACAAGCAGGATGAACTTCTTCATACTCAATCTGGCCGTAGCAG ATCTGAGTGCTGGCCTCTTTAACGTTCTACCTGACATAGTTCATAGATTCGTCGTCGAGTGGATAGCTGGAAATACTCTGTGCAAACTTGTGAAATACACACAG GCGGTGCTTCTGTATGCCTCAACATATGTTCTGGTTGCCATGAGCATTGACCGGTATGACGCTATTGTACATCCTCTTCAGTTCGTCCGAG AGCACAAGTCTAAGGTGATGATCAGCGTGGCGTGGGGCCTGGCTCTTCTGTTCTCCGTACCGAGCCCGGTGATTTTCGCTGTGCGGCGCCAGCCTAACGGGGAGTGGCAGTGCTGGGCGGAATGGCCCGAGGACTGGTACTGGGTGCCCTACATGACAGTGGTGGCAGCGTTCGTGTTCTTCATTCCCCTGGGAATAATAAG TATCTGCTACATCGCCATCATCGTGAAGATTTGGAAGAGAGGAAAAGGCATGGCATATGAGGACCACATTCCCCGCAGCCGCGCTTCGAGTG AACAGGACTCTAACTGGCTGCACACCTCTAACCTTGACGTTCGTGACCccctgaagaaaacaaaatggtcGCCTGACACCCAGCGGCGCTGTAGTAATAACGGCTTCACTAGTAGAGCCAAGGCCAGGACGATCAAGCTTTCTGTCGCCATCATTTTAG CATTCATCTGTTGCTGGAGCCCCTACTTCCTGTTTGACATACTGGATAACTATGACGCACTTCCGGACACCCAGGCTAAGAAGGAAGCCTCCCTCATCATCCAGAACCTACCGGCTCTCAACAGCGCCATCAACCCCATCATCTACGGATTCTTCAGCACAAAACTCTACAGAAAGTTGCG TAAAATCGCAATCATCAACTGGATCGCCGTGCACATATTCCGTCTTCCTGAGACCCATGGCGAACAGCCTAGAGGCAGCAGGAGACCGGGCAGTATGGGGGCCCATCTGGAGAGAACAACCCCCATGCCCGATGCGTCTACAGACTTGTCCTCGGCCTTTTCTTCCCGAAAGATCTCTAAAAATACGGATCTAAATAGTTGCATCTATCTCAATCCACGACCTGGGAACGCCGGTCTGAGACCAACTGCTATCAGATCGGCGACACTTTTGCAACCACCTGACGTTGATGACGTCGCCGCCCTCCGCCGCGCTCCTCCAATCACGCTTCGTGTCATAACGGAACAGACTGGGTTTGAAAGACGGCGGTCCAATCAGGAAGCCGGTATGCCACAGAACGTGTTTGATGCGGTGACGCCGCAGGCTTTGCTCCGGCGCTGTCTTTCTGCAGCCGAAATAACGACCGCTGTTTGA
- the LOC118406090 gene encoding uncharacterized protein LOC118406090, producing MQTMSHRSPYIQQCLVRYPTQPHGTAVTPQIPASRREYENSQQQTLSDSRQLHTLPYNVRGSMNRPELNPALRFSLSDIRTDLKMDRLVKFLTVWLVFGVTAVTLLLQVTGPPGVKCYATYCRPQNCSLYALHAAQFAEASCLSSSVQPPVSRPNGPLNQYLIPLAFFIQAVLCYMPHLIWEIFAAEKLKAALLGKRRSRHSSKKVYLKKVEPRHLTDLKQTAHGKRPPTPELKFKVKERSTITRYYRLREVVTMLLLIFFLLYYCLCPVHRLENIYDSFVCMVNDVAVTCSLGSGQTLRMAWITNITILITGTLVLLYHVITTFLWHDGKVGLENGGGRSSKHRRETLYAEEQINQAWDSCGTELNGSANDTKLLAMFSESNPGLFMGYGSVKLAKSTV from the exons atgcaaacaatgtCCCACCGGTCGCCTTACATACAACAGTGCCTTGTGCGTTACCCCACACAACCACACGGTACCGCTGTCACCCCCCAAATCCCCGCGTCTCGCCGTGAATACGAAAATTCCCAGCAGCAAACACTTTCTGACAGTCGACAACTACACACGTTACCGTACAACGTCAGAGGGAGTATGAATCGGCCGGAGTTGAATCCCGCGCTACGTTTCTCCCTGAGCGACATACGGACGGACCTGAAAATGGACAGACTCGTGAAGTTTCTAACCGTTTGGTTGGTTTTTGGCGTAACTGCTGTTACCCTACTTCTTCAAGTCACAG GACCACCTGGTGTAAAGTGTTACGCCACCTACTGTCGTCCACAGAACTGCAGCCTCTACGCCCTTCACGCGGCCCAGTTCGCCGAAGCGTCCTGTCTTTCGAGCTCGGTTCAACCGCCGGTTTCCCGCCCGAACGGGCCGCTAAACCAGTATCTCATCCCGCTAGCGTTCTTCATTCAAGCCGTTCTCTGCTACATGCCGCATCTTATATGGGAAATATTCGCCGCGGAAAAGTTAAAGGCAGCCCTGCTTGGGAAGAGACGAAGCCGTCATTCGTCCAAAAAGGTGTACCTGAAGAAAGTTGAACCACGCCACCTAACGGATCTGAAACAAACTGCACACGGCAAGCGTCCGCCTACTCCCGAGCTGAAGTTCAAAGTCAAGGAGAGGAGCACCATCACGAGATACTACCGCCTCAGAGAAGTTGTCACGATGTTGTTGCtcattttctttctgttgtaTTATTGCCTGTGTCCTGTACATCGTTTGGAAAACATCTATGATTCTTTCGTATGCATGGTGAACGATGTAGCTGTTACGTGTTCGCTTGGATCCGGTCAGACCCTTCGGATGGCTTGGATCACGAACATCACGATCCTGATCACGGGAACTCTCGTGCTTCTGTACCACGTGATCACCACGTTCCTGTGGCATGACGGGAAGGTTGGGTTAGAAAATGGCGGCGGCAGAAGTTCTAAACACCGCAGAGAAACGCTATACGCAGAGGAGCAGATAAATCAAGCATGGGACTCATGTGGCACGGAGTTGAACGGTTCTGCGAATGATACAAAACTGTTGGCCATGTTTTCTGAGTCCAATCCTGGTCTTTTCATGGGCTACGGGAGCGTCAAACTTGCAAAATCAACAGTCTGA